One Tenrec ecaudatus isolate mTenEca1 chromosome 12, mTenEca1.hap1, whole genome shotgun sequence DNA segment encodes these proteins:
- the TMEM265 gene encoding transmembrane protein 265, which produces MEDAEKAMETLVSPGEPAPTPPPLRCCWLRLRYWAATSILCGCSCLGVVALVFAVKAEERHKAGRSEEAVHWRARARRLILASFIVWLTVLALGPLLLWLLSYAIAQAE; this is translated from the exons ATGGAGGACGCAGAGAAGGCGATGGAGACCTTGGTGAGCCCCGGGGAGCCTGCTCCTACTCCTCCCCCCCTCCGCTGCTGCTGGCTCCGCCTCCGGTACTGGGCGGCCACAAGCATTCTCTGTGGTTGTTCGTGCCTGGGAGTGGTGGCCCTTGTGTTTGCCGTCAAG GCAGAAGAGCGACATAAAGCAGGCCGGTCTGAGGAGGCGGTGCACTGGAGGGCCCGGGCGCGGAGGCTCATCCTGGCCAGCTTCATTGTCTGGCTCACGGTCCTTGCTTTGGGTCCCCTGCTACTGTGGCTGCTCTCCTACGCCATCGCCCAGGCTGAGTGA